The stretch of DNA GAACTAGTTAGAACACATAACACCACTTAATTTACCCTTCTTGACCAAAACAGGGTGGTTTTACCATGGTTCACATGCATGTGAACTTGGCTGCAAAGCTACATGGGTGTTTGGCTAGGCTTTAGTTATGGCTTTCTGTGCTTATAAGCTTCCACCCAACCCAAACAGTTTACTTATTTTTGCTGATGTTCCTGCAGCTTTTAAGGGCATGCAAAGCTTTCATGATATTTGTAAAGGAGTTACTACCAAGTGATAGGAAGGACAGATGCTTCAGATTGCCTATTCTTGGTGATATCTCACCATGGAAATGGTTGCCTGACAGCCGCAGTGCAGTCAACATGCTGCATGAGTAAATGCTTTCTGGCACTATGCCACCGAGACGATTCCTCATGAGATCTAAACTTCTTATATTCTGCGGGGTTGAGAAGTTCACCTCGCCTAGATCTCCACTGAAGTTGTTGACCTTCAGATCGATGGTTTTGAGATCTGTGCAGTTGCCCATAGTTGATGGCAGCTCCTCAGACATGTTGTTACCCAAATGGAGCTTCTCCAGCCTCCTGAGCTGACCTATCGATTCTGGGATGTTGCCACTGATGTGGTTCTCTCCAAGGTCAAGAGTAGCTAGATTACTGAGTTTGACCATTTGTGCTCCATCAAGTTCTCCTTGCAAACCATTGTTGGGGATGGAGAGGTACTCCAGCGAGGTAGCGTGGAAGATTTCAACAGGGAGAATCCCACTTAGGTGGTTGTTGCCAGCTTTGAGCACTTTGAGCTTGGAGCAATTACCTAGTGTGTTCGGAATGCCACCACTCAATTGGTTGTGACAGAGGTTAAGCAAAGCCAAAGATGGCGAGCCAAGGCAAAGAGAAGACGGTATGTGCCTAGTGAAGCCGTTATTGCTGGCGTTGAACGCGATAAGATTCTTCATCATTTTCCATGTGGCTGATGGAAGTTCTAAGCTGAACTGGTTGCTTGAGACGTTGAGTACCTGCAGAGGCCGGTCTGTGGTGATCGAAGACGGCAGCTCTTGCAGCATTCCATTTAGCCGGTTGAAGCTGACGTCAAGGGCGATGATGCTGCTGGAGGACATGAGCTCCAGCGGAAGGCCACTGGAGAAGGAGTTGTGCGAAAGGTTGACATGCAGCAAGCCTGTGAGGTCAGCGAGAGATGGTGAGATGCGCCCTTCAAGTCCTTTAGATGCCAGGGAGATCTCAGTGACGGCCCCATCTCCATTGCAAGCCTGTGAGGTCGGCGAGAGATGGCGAGATGCGCCCTTCAAGTCCTTTAGATGCCAGGGAGATCTCAGTGACGGCCCCATCTCCATTGCAAATGATGCCTTCCCACTCGCAGCAGTCTGTCTCATGGTTCCACGACGCGGCGAGGGTGCCATCTCCCGACGTCCCAGCGAGGAACTGGAGAAGTGCTTCTCCTGCTCGGTGCATGAGGTGGCGGGAGAGAGGCCGGAGAGTAGCAGGAACAGCTGCAGCACGGCCGGAGGAATGGTGAAGGAACGCATTGGTTGGTGTTTTTTCCTCCCCCTTCTTGTTTTTCTGTTGCTTGAAGAATGCATGTGGGGCTAGTACTATTTATCATCTAGCTGTAGCTTTATTATGCTAGGGTGTGCAGAACACCATTCAGAAAATTCTGCAAGTCATGGATGCAGCCGGCTGCACAAAAGACAGCGACACTAGCATGGAAATCAATAGCCACGACCCAGTTGACTTTGTCAAATCTTTCATGAGAATACTCTTTATTCACTAATGGAAGATTACACTACATATATTAAGTAATtaagctgaatccgtgatcttctcTTTTAGCTTCATTGAACTAGTAAAAAGGAGTTAAAAATGGATTGGGTTTGTTATCTACATATTTTTCTTGATGCAAATGTACCTACCCCAGTGGGGAGCTGGCTATATATAAGGCTAGACACGTCCAAGTTAATCATCAGTTAACAAGAAACCGCCATGTTCCCTCTGACCTGTGATAGAAATTCATCTCACAGCTAACTCCCTTTCCTCTGGTCTGGCTGTGTTCAGTACACAATAGTTGTCTCATGGGGCCATGATTGACCGGCTGCAAAAAAATAGTGACACTAAATTACAAAATGCCTTCCTCCTTTCCCTATTTTTTCCCCACAATGTTCAATCTGGTTTCCCCCTCTCCGGCGGCCTTTCTGGTGCAGGAAGGCAGGAACAAGAAAAACACACATGTACGTTTGAACTGTAGTCTAAAACATTTTCGGCGTTAGTTTTGTGTGTCCTTTTTTTGCTGCTGGAATGCTTGCAGTGCTAGTACATTCTATCATCTAGCTTCAGAACACCATTGAGATTCTTCATCTCATGATGGATGCAGCTAAGAGAGAGGGCATGGGCACTGGGCCACAGTTAAGTTGGCCCCATGGTCCGCAGGCTGCACAAGAGACAGCGGCACTAGCACGGGAAGCAACAACCGTGGCTATCAATTAGCTACAGGTGGCTATCCGATCAACTAGGTATCTGAACTACCATTGGACGGCATTATGATTTAGACTGTCTTTGCTACCTCTAAGTTTGTACCCCGCTGGCTATATAAGGCTGGACACTGCGTCCAAATCATTCGAGCAACTCTACCCGTTAGCACCACAAGGTTCATCTCTCTCCTATGACTGACTTAAATTCGTCTCCTTTACATGCCAACTCTATCTAGCATTTGTTATGCTCTTTACCCACCCCATTGTGTATCTTGGTATAGAATAATTGGTATTAGAGGGAGTACATGGTTCATAAGTTCATAAGGCAACAAATTCAGCGTGCTGATAAAGGGTTCGCAAGAAACAAGTTCGTCCTTaaaaaaagggcagccccagtgcatgtagctcccgcttgcgcagggtctggggaagggtccgaccactttgggtctattgtacgcagcctttccctacatttctgtaagaggctgtttccaggacttgaacccgtgagctcatggtcacaaggcagcagctttaccactgcgccaaggctccccttcaaacAAGTTCGTCCTTGCACGAGAAAAATGACGAGAATTTGTATCACATTATGGTTTTCTCTGAAACAATGACTGATACAGTGGAGGATAAAAGTGCTCTGATACAGCGGCAACAAAAAGTGGTGCAACGGAGGATCAGGGTCGGTGTGGTTACGACTTGCGGCGGCTGCGGAGTCGTCGCCACGTCTCGGTACTGCCGGCCTCTACCGCTAGGCCCCCCTCTTTGTACTCTGATAGAATCCTGCATTTTTTCTTGCTTCTAAAAAAAAATCCTGCATTTTGAGCACATAACTGATTTTGTACAGCGCTTTACAAGTTTGCTAGCTAGAGAAACAAACATCATGTACCTGTATTACTCAACAAGCAACGATATGCAACTTTAGAAGAGACTCGACGAACATATAAGTAAGCGACCCACTTGTAGGTGGATACAAAGATGTGAATAACTAAGGCATGTTTACCTTATCCATTACATAATCATACTAGACCATATTACTGTTGAAGTGTGCTTAGCCAAAATATCTGAATGATACTAACTGGTCATATAGCACCCCTATCACAAAGGAAAGACCAAAGGCAACTGAAAAGATGACCTTCATGCTGTATTCTTTTGCAGAGATGATGGAGACGGTAGCGGCTTTAACTGAACTGCAATGATTAGTAAGCACAGAGCCGCACAGCTTTGGGTTCCCGTCAAAACTAGAAGCCTGAAACGTGCTCAGCTGGCCTGTTGCTGGAATAGGTCCTTCTAGGTTGTTGTTAGAAATGTTGAATCGTGAAAGGAAGTGAAGATTCTCTAATTCCACAGGGATTGCACCCGTGAGATGGTTATTAGACAGTCGAGCCCCTGCAGGTTTGTGAGGTTGCAGATGATTGTGGGATCTCTCCATGGAAGTTGTTGAAACCCAAGTTCAGGTAAAGGAGTGCTTTTAGATGACCGATCTCTTGTGGGATTACACCTGTGAAATTATTTTTACCAAGATTCAGCACTTTGGGCCAAGCCCTGCCTATGCGGTATTGACGTCGTGATGGATTCACTGCATAAATAAGTAGACCTAGATCAAGGAGGCTTGGTTCCGATTCCGAATACATGCCAACCTTATCTGATTTTAACAATGGCATCTGCATCAAGGTGATTGGTTTTTCCCCAGTAAGACTGTTGTTAGATACTGTACATTCAAACAAAAGAGGTGGTCTAgggagttgatccagcttggcattGGTCCGGTGAGTTGATTGCCGAATAAGCTTAGTATCTTCAGGTTTGTGAGCTTTGACAACCAATTAGGTATGTTCCAGTCAACGAGCAGTGGTGCATGGAGAGATATTGAAGGTTCTGGAAGCCGACAATGGCATCATCTTGTGGCATGGCCTCATTCATGAAGTTTTGCCAATAAGCAGGGTGCTGATGTTCCTACAGCTCTTCAGAACATTCAAAGCTTTTGTGATGTTTGTGAAGGAGTTTCTAATAAGTGATAGGAAGGGCAGGTGCTTCAGATTGCCTATTCTCGGTGAGATCTCACCATGGAAATGGTTGGCCGACAGCCGCAGTGCAGTCAAATTGCTGCATGAGTAAATGCTTTCTGGAATAATGCCACTGAGATTATTCCTCCTGAGATCTAAACTTCTTAGATTCTGCAGGGCGGAGAAGTTTACCTTTCCCTCCACTGAAGTTATTGATCTTCAGATCGATGGTTTTGAGATTTGTACAGTTGCCCAGAGATGATGGCAGCTCCCCAGACATGTTATTGCTACCCAAATGTAGCTCCTCCAGCCTCTTGAAGTGATCTATATTGACTGGGATGTTGCCACTGATCTGGTTCCCTCCTAGGTCAAGAGTTGCTAGATTACTGAGTTTGACCATGTGTGCTCCGTCAAGTTCTCCTTGCAAACCATTGTTGGGGAAGGAGAGGTACTCCAGCGAGGTTGCGTGGAAGATTTCAACAGGGAGAATCCCACTTAGGTGGTTGTTGCCAGCCTTGAGCACTTTGAGCTTGGAGCAATTACCCAGTGTGTTCGGAATGTTGCCACTCAATTGGTTGTGACAGAGGTCAAGCAAAGCCAAAGATGGCGAGCCAATGCAAAGAGAAGACGGCATGTGCCCAGTGAAGCTGTTATTGCTGGCGTTGAGCGCGATCAGATTCTTCATCACCTTCCATGTGGCTGATGGAAATTCTGAGCTGAACTGGTTGCTTGAGACGTTGAGTACCTGCAGAGGCCGCTCGGTGGTAAACAAATATGGCACCTCAGGCAGCAGTCCGTTGAGACGGTTGAAGCTGATATCAAGGACAATGATGCTTCCGGAGGACATGAGCTCCATCGGAAGGCCACTGGAGAAGGAGTTGTGCGAAAGGTTGACACGCCGCATGCTGGTGAGGTCGGCAAAGGCACGGCGAGATGCTCCCTTCGAGTCCTCTAGATGCCAGGGAGACCTCCGTGATGGCCCCATGCTCATTGCAAATGATGCCTTCCCACTCGCAGCAGTCTGTCTCATGGCGCCACGACGCGGCGAGGGCGCTGTGTCCCGACATCCCAGTGAGGAACTGGAGAAGTGCATGCTTCTCCTGTTGGGTGCATGAGGTGGCAGGCGAGACCAAGGAGAGCAGCAGGACCAGCTGCAGCATGGCCAGAAGAACGGTGAAGGCACGCATTTTCTGCACTTCTTGTTTTGCTGCTGCTTGAAGAATGCATGCAGTGCTAGTACTAGTTATATCATGCAGCAGGGGGGGTGCAGAGCGCCATTCAGAAAATTCTGCATGTCTATaaccactactccctccgttcctctttgtatcatacatccgtatgtggtccatagtggaatctgtacgaagacttatatttaggaacggaggaagtagcatGGAAATCATGCAGCCGGCTGCACAAAAGACAGCGACACTAGCATGGAAATCAGTAGCCACGACCCAGTAGATTTGGTTAAATCTTTCATAAGAATAGTCTTTATCCATTAATGGGAGATGATGCTACATGTAGTTAGCAAATAGCTGGCTGCGTCTTCTCTTCTAGCTTCACTCAGTTACAAAAAAGATTGGTTTAGTTATCTACAAAAAACAAATCTTGAAACAAATATATCTAACATTCTACCATTGAAGGTCCATGGTTTTCAGTGCTTGCCACAGTTTGTAAATTGAACTTACATGATCTTGGAGATGTTTATCTACATTGAACTTACATGATGCTGGAGatgtttatgtacattgaacttacATGATCCTGGAGAAACTTGTAAATTGAACTTACAGTTTGTAAAAAAGATTGGCTTAGATCTATATTCGTTTTCCTTCAAACAAACACATCTAACATTCTGCTACCCTGTAAGGTTCATCTCTTGAAGGTTAATGGCTTTCAGTGCTTGCCAGTTTTGTAATTGATTGTACATGGTCTGGAGATGTTCTACTTTGGTTTGCGGTCTCACGACCAGTGGCACATCAGTGACAACATTCCTGTACTTTTACTTGGAAACCATTCCCAGCATGTGGTTGATTCAGTTCTTTTGACGGGGAGGACAGACCGTGCATTTACGCGTGACATTGTCCACGCAActaatccatattaattgtcgttgATTTAGTATAAAGTCCCCATAGTTCGTTGCAACGCCATATGCACGCTTCGAGGTTACATCCTCCTTTGTATTGGAGATCCTCGCAGTCCTCCGCCGCCACCTTCATGCCCACGCCTGTGGGTCGATCCTGGAGCAAGTAATAACGAAGAGAAAATCGATCAGAAGATCACCATACATCTGCTACGTGAGTTTACCACGATTTTATCATATGGAGGAGGTACAAGAACAATACTCCTACATGGAAAAGAATTCGTTTGGAGGAGGAAACGTACCTGAGGATAGAACAACAAGGCCAAGGACCAAGAAGAACATGCAGCAGGTCGTCATAAATCATCATGGTCTCCTTAGAAATTTTGGCTAGTGATCGCCTGGCTAATGGCTCCTGAACATGATCTGATGATCAGATGTTGGCGTGCGCTCACAGGGAATTTATGTAGGATGGTCGTGCTTATCTTGTCTGCAAATAAtgcatttattactccctttgtcTTCGTTTTAGGTTaactgaactaaaaccacgataaGTATTTTGGAACCGGAATAGCTTCACACACGACGTTCTCTGGATGGCATGTGGAAGATGGCAGATCCCATGTTCCTTAGTCATGGAGGAATTTAATCTATCGGTGACTAGCTAGTGTCATGCATGCATCGGTCTAAATATCGCCGGCTTCATAGCACTGctcttttggaacggagggagtatgtcataACTGCAACATTGAAGATAAGTTGCACGAACTAAGAGCAGTAAATGATTTTTACATGGAAGGAGGAACATATCCTGGCAACAGTAATTCCTATATTTTCTCTGGTTTTTTTTTCAGTAACCATGCACCAATGCACGTGCCAACCACGTCTCTATCAGTATAAATTAAGCACATTTTTTTAAACCATGTTCGTCATAGGACAGTTGCAACTAAATTCAACAAAAGCCCTTTCCGGAAGCATTCCAGATTCAGAAATGGCATTTCCAAAATGAACTATAAGAGAACATAAAGATATACATGGTCATATCAACTTTGCaacggtcttagaaaaaataatttcATAATGTATGGAAGTAATCAGCTGTCAAGCAAATCATTAATACTTCATCGTCTTGCATTTCGTCTTCTATGACTTCAACATCACCACTTGCACCAAATGATATGGATCACCAGATGGGCGTTTTTCAGTACATTATGCTGAATATACCCTAAATTAAAAGAAGCAAACTTGACTAAAATAGGTGCTCAAGTGTGGACTATCCAATAGATAATATCATGCGTGCACATTTTCACTAAACAGTGTTTACTCAGCTATGTCATCACATGATACACAAAATGATcatggaattaaaaaaataaatagGAGTGTCTGAAAGAATTGATGGTTTTGAAAACATCAAGATTCTTGCAGTCCAATATATATTGACCACTGTTTCCCTATTAAAGCTCTGAAATCAGGAGATGTTATTCTTGTGAAACAGTGAGCTCAGCTGTTCGACTCCAGTTTGGATCAGAAGGTTGAACTTTGTATCCTATGTCAACCCAAACAGCGACAAACTAGCTTACAGGGGCAAATCACAGCAGAAATGTTTGCAGATGTCAATGCTGAAATCAGAATAAACAATTTTTCAGGTGGTCAACGTTGAAATGAAATGTTAGTCCTGGACCATGCAACGACCTGATCTTCATTGACTCTCAGGTCTCAATAATGAAGATGAGGCACGATCGTACCCGAATGCATATCTATAATTCAGGAAAAGAGCACACAGCTGCAGATCACCCCATCCATTGGAATGTTTGCCTAGCTAACTCCCTGTTCTTCACAAAGCCATGTGCACATTACATGAAGATCACAGCACAAAAAAGGTGCACACATCAGGTCCATAATAAAGCCAGATCAGTGACAAAAGGGAAACCTAGCTATGCATCAAGTACTGAGATAACTATACCAGATGTCAAGATTATGACTAAATAGACGGCACCCCAAAAGGTTGTTTCTATCTGAATTCTGACTAGTTCATATATATTTCTCTAACAGTTCAAGGCTGTTACAAGCATGCACATATAAACCAACAGCCATCAGATTAATAAGTTCTTCCATTATCAGAAAAGACCGTGAAACACACATTCTGAAACCAGCTAAAATCTCAATGCTTATCTGTCACCCAGCACCATCTATCAGCCCAGCCATTACTCCCTCTTAGTACTAACGATGTTCCTTTATACTGCACAGAAATTGAGCACATTTATGCAACATATACGCATGATTCTGTCCCTGCCGATACCATATGTCAAATACGCATCTTACTTGGTTTTCCTGCTCAAGTAGTTAACAAAGAAATCTAAAACCCTGTAGCACTAAATTAAATCGCAATACAACTCTAATAAGGCAAAATCTACTAGTACTAGGTTGGAACGTTGGGATTCAAATTGCATTAAAATGGGCCCCAATTTATTAGTATCTTCCCATAAAACTGTTCTTCTCACTTATAAAGAAGAAAAAGGCATGGCCACTTCTCCTCTAGATTCATACGCCACATCAAGATAGTAGTAAATCATACTAGTTCTGTTTTAGAGAGATACTAGCAAGCATAGTTCTGCCTGAACCCTTGCACATATGGATGTGCTAACGCTAGAACTAACACTAAAGCTGAATATATGTCCATGTTCCCTAGCAAACAAAAACATTGGAGGATACTGATCACCTGTGCAATAGTCCGCCCCAGCAAAATTGTCCCTAATTCGTCGCCGGTTTCCCTTTTTACGCCAGACAAACAGAAAAACAGAGCACTTGAGGAACTCGTCCAACCAGATGCTAATCCACCACCTCTGCGAAGCCCATGTCGATGAGGAACTCGTCCGCCTGCTGCCACTCAGCCTGCGTCAGGTCAGTGTCAGTCCTGAGATCGTCCAGCGCCGGGCCTGGGATGATGCTGTCCGAGCGGACGTCGCAGGGGGGCGGCTCCGGGAAGTCGCTGAGAAGGTCCACGGACGACCCATCCCCGTCATCAGCAGCGGCCGCCGTGGGTTCTTGCTCGAAGTCGGTCTTGGCCGCGGCCGCCGTGGGGTTTTACTCGAAGTTGGTCCTGGCCGCGGCGCCGTACATCCCGacggccgccgcgtcgtacgctccGGCGGCCTCCACGGCGGTGTCGAACCTTCCGACCGCCACCACCTTTTGCCTCTCCGAGTCCCACAGGCCCGCAAAGTACTTGCCGTTCGGCTGCCGGGACACGCCGACGAACTCGGTCCGGGCGTCAGGCCTGGGCGCCgccggcttcttcttctttgctgccGCCGCCCGGCCGGCCGACCCGGAGACGCCGTCCTGCTCGTAGTTCGTCACGGCCCGCGCGCCGTGCAGCCTGACGGCCGCCTCGTCGTacgccctggcggcctcctcggcggtgtcgaaggtgccgagccAGCGCGTCTGCACCTTGGAGTGCCCGATCCGCGCCCCGTAGTTGCCGGCACGCGTCCGGGACACGCCGCGGAACTCGGTCCGGGCCTCCGGCCGCGGCGGCGCCTTCTTCCTCGCCGCCCTCCCCGCGCCGTACGCTCC from Triticum dicoccoides isolate Atlit2015 ecotype Zavitan chromosome 6A, WEW_v2.0, whole genome shotgun sequence encodes:
- the LOC119315726 gene encoding receptor-like protein 2 gives rise to the protein MHSSSNRKTRRGRKKHQPMRSFTIPPAVLQLFLLLSGLSPATSCTEQEKHFSSSSLGRREMAPSPRRGTMRQTAASGKASFAMEMGPSLRSPWHLKDLKGASRPSLADLTGLLHVNLSHNSFSSGLPLELMSSSSIIALDVSFNRLNGMLQELPSSITTDRPLQVLNVSSNQFSLELPSATWKMMKNLIAFNASNNGFTRHIPSSLCLGSPSLALLNLCHNQLSGGIPNTLGNCSKLKVLKAGNNHLSGILPVEIFHATSLEYLSIPNNGLQGELDGAQMVKLSNLATLDLGENHISGNIPESIGQLRRLEKLHLGNNMSEELPSTMGNCTDLKTIDLKVNNFSGDLGEVNFSTPQNIRSLDLMRNRLGGIVPESIYSCSMLTALRLSGNHFHGEISPRIGNLKHLSFLSLGSNSFTNIMKALHALKSCRNISKNK